A single window of Castor canadensis chromosome 3, mCasCan1.hap1v2, whole genome shotgun sequence DNA harbors:
- the LOC109689804 gene encoding transcriptional coactivator YAP1-like, whose protein sequence is MYPPMAPQSPQGGVMGGGNSSQQQMRLQQLQMEKERLRLKQQELLRQELALRSQLPTLEPDGGTQNPVSSPGMSQELRTMTTNSSDPFLNSGTYHSWDESTDSGLSMSSYSVPRTPDDFLNSVDEMDTGDTINQSTLPSQQNRFPDYLEAIPGTNVDLGTLEGDGMNIEGEELMPSLQEALSSDILNDMESVLAATKLDKESFLTWL, encoded by the coding sequence atgTACCCACCCATGGCTCCTCAGAGCCCACAGGGAGGCGTCATGGGCGGCGGCAACTCTAGCCAGCAGCAGATGCGGCTCCAGCAGCTTCAGATGGAGAAGGAGAGACTGCGGTTGAAGCAGCAAGAGCTGCTCCGGCAGGAATTAGCTCTCCGTAGCCAGTTACCAACACTGGAGCCGGATGGCGGGACTCAAAATCCAGTATCTTCTCCCGGGATGTCTCAGGAATTGAGAACAATGACGACCAATAGCTCAGACCCCTTTCTGAACAGTGGCACCTATCACTCTTGGGATGAGAGCACAGACAGCGGGCTGAGTATGAGCAGCTACAGTGTCCCTCGGACCCCGGATGACTTCCTGAACAGTGTGGATGAAATGGATACAGGTGATACAATCAACCAAAGCACCCTTCCCTCACAGCAGAACCGTTTCCCAGACTACCTGGAAGCCATCCCTGGGACAAATGTGGACCTTGGAACACTGGAAGGAGATGGAATGAACATAGAAGGAGAGGAGTTGATGCCCAGTCTGCAGGAAGCTTTGAGCTCTGACATCCTTAATGACATGGAGTCTGTTTTGGCTGCCACCAAGCTAGATAAAGAAAGCTTTCTTACCTGGTTATAG